The proteins below come from a single Benincasa hispida cultivar B227 chromosome 4, ASM972705v1, whole genome shotgun sequence genomic window:
- the LOC120075241 gene encoding vacuolar protein sorting-associated protein 52 A isoform X3: METLLSGFQAEIGSISADIKVLQEKSMDMGLKLKNRKVAESKLAKFVEEIIVPPRMIDIIVDGEVNDEYLRTLEILSKKLVVVEVDPMIKNSKALKDVQPELEKLRQKAVSKVYDFLVQKLHALRKPKTNIQILQQSVLLKYKYVISFLKDHSKEVYNEVRTAYIDTMNKVLGAHFRAYIQALEKLQLDIATSSDLIGVEARSSGLFLRGREPLKNRSAVFALGDRIKILKEVDEPALIPHIAEASSIKYPYEVLFRSMHKLLMDTATSEYNFCDDFFGEESMFYEIFAGPFAVIDEHFNSILPNSYDAIGLMLMILIIHQHQLIMSRRRIPCLDSYLDKVNIALWPRFKMVFDMHLSSLRNANVKTLWEDDVHPHYVMRRYAEFTASLIHLNVEYGDGQLDLNLERLRMAIDDLLIKLAKTFSKAKSQTVFLINNYDMTISVLKEAGPEGGKILVHFEDLLKSNTALFVEELLAEHFSQLIKFVKTRGSEDLSSNPDRPITVAEVEPLVKDFASRWKAAIELMHKDVITSFSNFLCGMEILRAALTQLLLYYTRLSDCIKRIVGGSALNKDLVSISSIMYEIRKYSRTF; this comes from the exons GTGGCGGAATCAAAATTGGCAAAGTTTGTTGAAGAGATCATTGTCCCTCCAAGGATGATAGACATAATTGTTGATGGAGAG GTGAATGATGAATATTTGAGAACTCTTGAGATTCTAAGTAAGAAACTGGTGGTCGTGGAAGTGGATCCAATGATAAAAAATTCCAAAGCACTAAAGGATGTACAACCTGAGCTTGAAAAACTCCGACAGAAAGCAGTGTCTAAG GTCTATGACTTCCTTGTCCAGAAACTACATGCTTTGAGAAAACCCAAGACAAATATTCAGATCCTTCAACAGAGTGTTCTTTTGAAGTACAA GTATGTCATTTCTTTCCTCAAAGATCATAGCAAAGAAGTTTATAATGAGGTTCGGACAGCATATATTGATACAATGAACAAG gtttTGGGTGCACATTTCCGTGCCTACATACAGGCATTAGAGAAATTGCAGCTAGACATAGCGACATCTAGTGATCTGATTGGGGTTGAGGCTAGAAGTTCAGGTCTTTTCTTGAGAGGAAGGGAACCACTGAAGAACCGATCTGCTGTCTTTGCTCTTGGTGATAGAATAAAGATACTAAAG GAAGTTGACGAACCTGCACTGATTCCACATATTGCCGAAGCCAGTTCAATTAAGTATCCTTACGAAGTTCTCTTTAGGAGCATGCATAAGCTTCTAATGGACACTGCTACGTCTGA GTATAATTTTTGTGATGATTTTTTTGGGGAAGAATCAATGTTTTATGAGATCTTTGCAG GTCCTTTTGCTGTCATTGACGAACACTTCAATTCAATTCTCCCGAACAGTTATGATGCAATTGGTCTAATGCTcatgattctgatcattcatcaGCATCAG CTTATCATGTCACGGCGGCGTATACCTTGCTTGGATTCATATTTAGACAAG GTTAATATTGCTCTTTGGCCTCGTTTTAAGATGGTATTTGACATGCACCTCAGCAGTCTGAGGAATGCAAATGTAAAGACATTGTGGGAAGATGATGTGCATCCTCACTATGTCATGAGGCGATACGCTGAGTTTACAGCTTCACTTATCCATCTGAATGTCGAATATGGAGATGGGCAG CTTGATTTGAACTTGGAGCGGCTAAGAATGGCAATTGACGATTTGCTTATCAAGCTTGCCAAAACCTTTTCAAAAGCTAAATCACAGACAGTGTTTCTTATAAATAACTACGATATGACAATTTCCGTCTTGAAG GAAGCTGGTCCAGAGGGTGGGAAAATTCTGGTGCACTTCGAGGATCTGCTGAAGAGCAACACAGCCTTGTTTGTG GAAGAACTCTTAGCAGAGCATTTCAGCCAACTTATCAAGTTCGTTAAAACCCGTGGCT CGGAGGACCTAAGTTCGAATCCCGACCGACCAATTACTGTGGCTGAAGTAGAGCCCCTTGTAAAAGACTTTGCGAGCAGATGGAAAGCTGCAATCGAGTTGATGCACAAAGATGTCATCACTTCTTTCAGTAATTTCTTGTGTGGAATGGAAATCCTAAGGGCGGCTTTGACTCAACTCCTGCTTTATTACACAAGACTCTCGGATTGTATAAAGCGGATCGTTGGTGGCTCTGCTCTAAACAAGGATCTAGTGTCCATTTCTTCAATTATGTATGAAATTAGGAAATATTCAAGAACTTTTTAA